From the genome of Uranotaenia lowii strain MFRU-FL chromosome 1, ASM2978415v1, whole genome shotgun sequence, one region includes:
- the LOC129738850 gene encoding fork head domain-containing protein FD5, whose amino-acid sequence MLNCTDLMQFDQYSLQLYNYAMVERFRTNQFFNYGNIVADPRTLSRFFKPSVYVNNPTEMGPSALLADAAKLSSAPKPQYSYIGLIAIAILTSPEKKLVLSDIYQHILDNYSYFRTRGPGWRNSIRHNLSLNDCFIKAGRSAHGKGHYWAVHPANVEDFMKGDFRRRKAQRKVRRHMGLSTDDDIFDNSSPRQFFPALPSSPVMNPAVYIPTATEPLSHVAVAAAAVCAYPTTMEQQQAIIKGAMESFSRKRQFDVESLLKPDDANSSSSSQTIQETSLEKRIRIGSPTEQNTSSISLPPLAHHHHHHPLQHPQPHPHALAAFGNLAAAAAAAANLPKVLPKPI is encoded by the coding sequence ATGTTGAACTGTACAGATTTGATGCAGTTTGATCAATACAGTTTACAGCTGTATAATTATGCCATGGTCGAACGATTCCGAAcgaatcaatttttcaactatGGAAATATTGTAGCAGATCCACGGACTCTTTCGAGGTTCTTCAAACCGTCGGTATATGTGAACAATCCTACGGAAATGGGACCTAGTGCCCTGTTAGCGGATGCTGCAAAACTGTCATCTGCACCTAAACCACAATATAGTTACATTGGACTGATTGCGATCGCTATTTTGACGTCGCCGGAGAAAAAACTAGTGCTTTCGGATATCTATCAACACATACTAGATAATTATAGTTATTTCCGAACTCGTGGACCAGGCTGGAGAAATTCAATCCGGCATAACCTATCGCTGAATGACTGTTTTATCAAAGCCGGACGCTCGGCACACGGGAAAGGACATTATTGGGCTGTTCATCCTGCTAACGTTGAAGACTTCATGAAAGGTGACTTCCGGCGGAGGAAAGCTCAGCGGAAAGTGCGTCGTCACATGGGTCTATCCACTGACGACGATATTTTTGACAACAGCTCTCCAAGGCAGTTCTTTCCGGCTCTCCCGTCATCTCCCGTGATGAACCCAGCAGTCTATATACCCACGGCAACGGAACCCCTGTCACATGTAGCGGTCGCCGCAGCTGCCGTATGTGCGTACCCAACAACCATGGAACAGCAACAGGCCATCATAAAGGGAGCCATGGAGAGCTTTTCCCGGAAGAGACAATTCGACGTGGAGTCCCTGTTGAAACCGGACGACGCCAATTCATCATCCAGCTCGCAAACAATCCAAGAAACGTCCCTGGAAAAGCGAATCAGAATAGGATCTCCGACGGAACAGAATACTTCCTCGATATCACTTCCACCTCTTgcccatcaccatcatcatcatccgttGCAGCATCCCCAGCCACATCCACATGCGCTTGCTGCTTTTGGAAATTTAGCTGCTGCAGCCGCCGCAGCCGCGAATCTACCCAAAGTACTGCCAAAGCCGATATAG